One region of Theileria equi strain WA chromosome 4 map unlocalized gcontig_1105316255039, whole genome shotgun sequence genomic DNA includes:
- a CDS encoding hypothetical protein (encoded by transcript BEWA_054770A) — MGIKYSVVDIAKDAKNNVTTTYYGRNGYTITLSRIDNPRITKEHGNDEKQSLKNYKQYHHKIPEDNAWWSVYYQLQRVEHNGIEQTGFEEKGYLKTHKALEVVYWSNDEHNSLPLIIGLGEGKPIYFKRKNETNRWEYSNIVPPADLSDYNKVLEGLNKTFSDVVIVNLNADKDKKYCGHPSLNCFKSPKDSSESNCSQDSTSFVTITVSEITGGTVPSGFKCLKHSSSGNKMRVLGTYHGDSMISFTESTVATECGYVNAYYTSESRNDKPLLLELSNGADQGTSKLYTLGNNKWVPSNLSKNDLTQVLDYENCMRNNIVLADVSKKEDYHCKCENKHRRIEVVQNTHDLPDESELYEHTIKSTGGRETPEPSFNKYRFMDDIKDVTLPESLMTEVKKIYVYLCKSNTNMQLLIYMDNGSEPGKWLRKSYGDKTWTEANSVSLSGIKPTDSNSKDKIGKELHKIAKELSIGCQHEDSASSGSSPGSAGSVGNSGSQGHKGELGTPDGPQLTVAPVSPSGGEQNFGGGSNGGSTPSSSPESGSPTSENTQDSANTSSGSPGEGIQGPTGPGTKSPESDKTPTEKSETDNDDQSRGDKTFTDKKGPFQTALTFIRDHHDKIVPSVGGVLGTGILGLAIWKAPAIFSRVLAIFITSV, encoded by the coding sequence ACCATAAAATTCCGGAAGATAATGCTTGGTGGTCTGTCTATTATCAGCTCCAAAGGGTTGAGCACAATGGTATTGAACAAACTGGATTTGAAGAAAAGGGTTATCTTAAAACCCATAAGGCACTGGAAGTGGTATACTGGTCAAATGATGAACACAATTCACTTCCACTGATCATTGGCCTTGGTGAAGGTAAACCAATCTATTTTAAACGAAAAAATGAGACTAACAGATGGGAATATTCCAATATTGTACCTCCTGCAGATTTATCAGACTACAACAAAGTGCTTGAAGGTCTTAACAAAACATTTTCGGATGTTGTGATAGTCAACCTCAATGCCGATAAAGATAAGAAGTACTGTGGTCATCCTTCTTTGAACTGCTTTAAGAGTCCTAAGGACAGTTCTGAAAGCAATTGTTCTCAGGATAGCACTTCCTTTGTTACCATTACTGTTTCAGAGATAACTGGTGGTACGGTTCCTAGTGGCTTTAAATGTCTTAAACATTCCTCCTCCGGAAACAAGATGAGAGTTTTAGGTACATACCATGGCGACTCTATGATCTCATTTACGGAGTCCACTGTAGCCACAGAATGTGGGTATGTAAACGCTTACTACACATCAGAGAGTAGGAATGATAAGCCTTTGTTATTAGAACTGTCAAATGGAGCGGATCAGGGAACATCAAAACTTTATACTCTTGGAAATAATAAATGGGTGCCTTCAAActtatccaaaaatgatCTTACTCAGGTGCTTGATTACGAAAATTGTATGCGAAACAACATTGTTTTGGCTGATGTATCTAAGAAGGAAGACTATCATTGCAAATGTGAGAATAAGCATAGGAGGATCGAAGTCGTCCAAAACACTCATGATTTACCAGATGAATCTGAATTGTATGAACACACTATTAAAAGTACAGGAGGTAGAGAAACTCCAGAACCCTCTTTTAATAAGTATAGATTCATGGATGACATTAAAGATGTTACATTGCCTGAAAGTTTAATGACGGaggtaaagaagatatACGTCTACCTCTGTAAAAGTAACACAAATATGCAGTTGCTAATTTATATGGACAATGGATCAGAGCCTGGAAAATGGTTAAGAAAGAGTTATGGAGACAAGACATGGACAGAAGCTAACTCTGTTTCTTTGTCTGGAATAAAGCCAACTGATAGTAACTCCAAGGATAAGATTGGGAAAGAACTTCACAAAATTGCCAAGGAACTCAGCATTGGATGTCAGCACGAAGATAGTGCTTCCTCTGGATCCTCTCCAGGTAGTGCAGGCTCTGTTGGGAATAGTGGATCTCAAGGGCATAAGGGTGAGCTAGGTACTCCTGATGGACCTCAACTCACTGTTGCTCCTGTATCCCCTTCAGGTGGAGAACAAAACTTTGGAGGTGGTAGTAATGGCGGTTctactccatcttcatctccagaatcaGGTTCTCCTACCTCTGAAAATACTCAAGATAGTGCAAACACTAGTAGTGGTTCACCTGGTGAAGGTATTCAAGGACCCACTGGACCTGGTACTAAGTCACCTGAGAGCGACAAAACACCCACAGAAAAATCCGAAACTGATAATGATGATCAAAGCCGTGGAGATAAAACTTTTACAGATAAAAAGGGCCCCTTTCAGACGGCACTTACCTTCATTAGAGATCACCACGATAAAATAGTGCCATCAGTTGGCGGAGTATTAGGAACTGGGATTCTGGGTCTTGCCATCTGGAAGGCCCCTGCTATATTTAGCAGGGTACTTGCAATCTTCATTACTTCTGTATAA
- a CDS encoding conserved hypothetical protein (encoded by transcript BEWA_054780A): MQSKPLKSKMSQRVLYRAILHGPMTWKTSHSGGQVCDEAPYLVAFEPMGSVVVLAQGTMVLPQLFIYGTKGEERQVLSVFVFAKATVAKEFVSALYKAIDRRFKLLDILQSPPLLELVKKSLSSFHLPLEIVLRKIDYSLARRSHSLRKDTASTKFGGPLSEHNTTGIIDSYNLRVGLGEGIPSIKDLTELNQHVLKCLDRKGANVNRLSLSFYKLGTLGSGDTSAINMPHRLGCMTPGPLMQTPSVYQVPNGTKSLFGDVPRNVARSITSGMSKPGECRLKVTKSAMGTRDCGKSVDRVIDHSIDLDRLRNMSTDDAGQSFVALDSIRATIQSTDRPLDLSKTSEGGQEDDVVSGVNDATNVPSVDNVKSTGNEDYKTLVEDLKRVSEENLRMKQANQKYKTRNSKLNEQIELLKREHERQLVTLKNEHEHVIKNLKSEHEYELESVRNDCEDEMDDMRRDCLRELDYMAGQHENHISTTKHELNETRMLLKEAHLTIQSMEEEIAKSAAQEQNLATSLNEHARLMKRLKHVEEKYSQVSSLLKKGEEDSEKYVELQEQAAKMQAKIERLDEENRDLCAKLDQAQRDLEEMEDKEEKLRTKLSKSREKIENLTSGNTRTAEVEQENRSLHTKIDSLVDKLEAMQEQKSSLVAELEAEERAKLELECRVENMKICIEKLTRSIEEHERSGSRLGSKLELLESNNGALLKKLEDAKLELSNANATKRQLQKSFEALEKTNESLEKNVKSLERSNSSLEKRNGDLNKALLDMERACESLRSSNGFSELEELKNGYGLLKEENVKLQSAHAELQRKLAGLEKTNSGLERRNAELTTKLDDSKGTIKELKGKIAKLDAKNAELKRDVESLGKCDVQLKKRIQSLETSNAETKKKLELEVIKTGDLKEKLEVAESHKIKWKKETERVKMEIVQVENELARVEKESKRSKTEFVQIDRERTKLEKELGKVTGDLKEVKRRNMTLCARLFQSMVRQKKQERETVLLRARCTFASQRAASGKNLSRLLISNILKTKARLAKRTCQFAKIVDALSIERPATLSAIMDGIEKLQIASEPCKRCEVQDKEAQNRERRNEKEIERLKKSFMRACNERDEKIKDLEVKLKNYNKTSKNERMLMNENEKLKNQLRIERDNLYSLEDDVKVQIETEMIRSSNEKNALYAKQYELIMQNTSLQKENERLKHTLSLMSTHGDETYLSTRSGADVLDEKFGRMHSIFNVDGGASIDKYSTIDKPNVAKYGHVVVDGYGRIEGYGSTDKQPRRRDAERVSDKYDDDDGYFAVQGPLYRGEEEKGYVNRTPYITVPPYY, encoded by the coding sequence ATGCAGTCTAAACCCCTCAAATCGAAAATGTCTCAGAGGGTATTGTATCGCGCCATCCTCCATGGACCCATGACATGGAAAACATCACATTCCGGAGGCCAGGTGTGCGACGAAGCGCCGTATTTGGTGGCATTTGAACCGATGGGCTCGGTCGTTGTACTTGCTCAGGGTACAATGGTACTTCCACAGTTGTTTATTTACGGAACAAAGGGAGAAGAACGTCAGGTCTTGTCGGTTTTCGTATTCGCTAAAGCTACGGTCGCAAAAGAGTTTGTATCTGCCCTCTACAAAGCTATAGACAGGAGGTTCAAGTTGCTGGATATCCTCCAGTCACCGCCTCTCTTGGAACTCGTTAAAAAGTCACTCTCCTCCTTTCACCTGCCGCTGGAAATTGTCTTGAGAAAAATCGACTACTCGTTAGCGCGCAGATCACACTCGCTGAGGAAGGATACAGCGTCCACAAAGTTTGGTGGTCCGCTGAGTGAACATAATACAACCGGGATAATCGACTCTTATAATTTACGAGTGGGTCTTGGTGAAGGAATTCCTAGTATTAAGGATTTGACTGAGCTTAATCAACACGTTCTCAAGTGTTTGGACCGCAAAGGTGCCAATGTTAACAGGCTCTCCTTGAGCTTTTACAAGTTGGGAACACTAGGCAGTGGTGACACTTCCGCTATAAATATGCCTCATCGACTGGGTTGTATGACTCCCGGACCGCTCATGCAAACACCCTCGGTCTATCAAGTACCCAATGGAACAAAGAGTCTATTTGGTGATGTTCCCAGAAACGTTGCAAGATCCATAACTTCGGGCATGAGCAAGCCTGGCGAATGCAGGCTCAAGGTTACAAAATCTGCAATGGGTACCAGAGACTGTGGTAAGAGTGTAGATCGGGTAATTGATCATTCCATTGATTTGGACAGGCTTCGTAACATGTCTACGGATGACGCTGGGCAAAGCTTTGTTGCCCTGGATTCTATACGGGCCACTATTCAGTCCACAGATCGGCCCCTTGACCTTTCCAAGACCAGTGAAGGTGGTCAAGAAGATGATGTTGTATCGGGGGTTAATGATGCTACAAACGTTCCATCTGTCGATAATGTCAAAAGTACGGGAAACGAGGACTATAAAACGCTTGTTGAGGATTTAAAGAGGGTATCCGAGGAAAACTTGCGCATGAAACAGGCAAATCAAAAGTATAAAACTAGAAATTCCAAGCTAAATGAGCAAATTGAACTTCTCAAGCGTGAACATGAGCGTCAGCTTGTAACGCTGAAAAACGAACATGAACATGTGAttaaaaatttaaagagTGAGCACGAGTATGAATTGGAAAGTGTAAGGAATGAttgtgaagatgaaatgGATGACATGAGGAGGGATTGCTTGCGTGAACTCGACTACATGGCTGGTCAGCATGAGAATCATATATCTACCACTAAACATGAGCTGAATGAGACTAGAATGTTGCTAAAGGAGGCTCACTTGACCATTCAGTCAATGGAGGAGGAAATTGCCAAGAGCGCTGCACAGGAGCAAAACTTGGCAACCTCCCTCAATGAACATGCAAGGTTAATGAAGAGGCTAAAACATGTGGAAGAAAAGTATTCACAGGTTTCTTCTCTATTGAAAAAGGGAGAAGAGGATTCGGAAAAGTATGTAGAATTGCAGGAACAAGCTGCCAAAATGCAGGCCAAAATTGAGAGACTTGATGAGGAAAATAGAGACTTGTGCGCCAAACTGGATCAAGCTCAGAGAGACTTGGAGGAAATGGAGGACAAGGAGGAAAAGCTACGGACAAAATTAAGCAAGTCTAGAGAAAAGATTGAGAATTTGACAAGTGGAAACACAAGGACTGCAGAGGTTGAACAGGAAAATCGATCCCTCCACACCAAAATTGATTCTCTTGTGGATAAACTTGAGGCAATGCAAGAGCAAAAATCTAGCCTAGTTGCAGAGCTTGAAGCAGAGGAACGTGCAAAGTTGGAACTTGAGTGTAGGGtggaaaatatgaagaTTTGCATAGAAAAGCTTACGAGGAGCATTGAAGAACATGAAAGATCTGGATCTAGACTAGGCTCCAAGCTTGAACTCTTGGAGAGTAATAATGGAGCCTTGCTGAAAAAATTGGAGGATGCAAAACTCGAGCTCTCAAACGCCAATGCAACAAAACGTCAGCTTCAAAAGAGCTTCGAGGCTCTAGAAAAGACGAATGAAAGTCTGGAAAAGAATGTGAAATCTCTAGAGCGTTCAAACTCATCCCTTGAAAAAAGGAATGGGGATCTCAACAAGGCCCTCTTGGATATGGAAAGAGCGTGTGAGTCTCTCAGGTCCTCCAATGGTTTTTCAGAGCTAGAGGAGCTAAAGAATGGCTATGGCCTTTTAAAGGAGGAGAATGTCAAGCTGCAGAGTGCACATGCAGAGCTCCAGAGAAAACTTGCAGGGTTGGAAAAGACAAATTCTGGGCTCGAGAGGAGAAATGCGGAACTGACGACAAAACTAGACGATTCCAAGGGCACTATAAAGGAGCTCAAGGGgaaaattgcaaaattAGATGCCAAAAATGCAGAACTCAAGAGAGATGTAGAGTCTCTGGGGAAATGCGATGTGCAGCTCAAGAAAAGGATCCAATCCCTGGAAACCTCCAATGCTGAAACTAAAAAGAAGCTGGAACTGGAAGTGATAAAGACGGGTGATCTAAAGGAAAAGCTAGAGGTTGCAGAGTCCCACAAGATtaaatggaagaaggaAACTGAACGggtaaagatggaaattGTTCAAGTGGAAAATGAATTGGCCAGGGTTGAAAAGGAGTCGAAGCGTAGCAAGACTGAGTTTGTTCAGATTGATAGAGAACGAACAAAGCTAGAAAAGGAACTCGGAAAAGTCACTGGAGATCTCAAGGAAGTCAAGAGGAGGAACATGACACTCTGCGCACGTCTATTCCAATCCATGGTGAGACAAAAGAAGCAGGAGAGGGAAACTGTACTTTTGCGGGCAAGATGCACCTTTGCAAGTCAAAGGGCTGCATCTGGCAAAAACCTTTCTAGGCTCCTCATCTCCAACATTTTGAAAACCAAGGCAAGGCTCGCCAAGAGGACATGTCaatttgcaaaaattgTAGATGCCCTCTCTATTGAACGTCCAGCTACTTTATCCGCCATTATGGACGGGATTGAAAAGTTGCAAATTGCAAGTGAACCATGCAAGAGGTGTGAGGTCCAGGACAAGGAGGCTCAAAATCGTGAAAGAAGAAACGAAAAGGAAATTGAACGCCTCAAGAAATCCTTTATGCGGGCTTGCAATGAGAGGGACGAAAAAATAAAGGACTTAGAGgtaaaattaaaaaattaCAACAAGACCAGCAAAAATGAACGCATGTTAatgaatgaaaatgaaaaacTCAAGAACCAGCTTAGAATTGAACGTGACAATTTATACTCCCTTGAGGATGATGTAAAGGTTCAAATTGAGACGGAAATGATAAGATCATCAAATGAAAAAAACGCACTCTATGCCAAGCAGTATGAACTCATTATGCAGAATACTAGTCTgcaaaaggaaaatgagCGACTTAAACACACATTGTCACTCATGTCTACACACGGTGATGAAACATACCTGTCTACCCGAAGTGGCGCTGATGTCCttgatgaaaagtttggGAGGATGCACAGTATTTTTAATGTGGATGGAGGGGCTAGTATTGACAAGTATAGCACTATAGACAAACCAAATGTAGCCAAATATGGCCATGTAGTAGTAGATGGGTACGGCCGTATTGAAGGATATGGCAGTACCGATAAACAACCACGTCGTCGCGATGCTGAAAGAGTAAGCGATAAATATGATGACGACGATGGGTATTTTGCAGTACAGGGACCCTTGTATAGaggagaagaagaaaaaggaTATGTTAATCGCACTCCGTACATTACGGTTCCTCCGTATTATTAA
- a CDS encoding conserved hypothetical protein (encoded by transcript BEWA_054790A): MQQKKTRRSKSRSDPQGLDDASASEASTRSSSRSSSRKGQRAENSAPISAPESDSDAFFDSDEGEGDLNRSGNVPLKWYEQEDHIGYTVEGKKLIRELDSTEIGKMIFNSENPDAWRTVVDPRNNKMIRLTDEDLQIIRRIRKGMYPSESYNQEDLYVEFDNEDSIHPVSYQAAPKSRFLPSKWEAKKVARLVKLIRSGKIVIKKDEAEEEDEPIEDIWGDAIYNVNPQTAKRDENHDIEPPKIALPTHSESYNPPEEYLLTEEEKKEWLETAPEDRKVDYIPQKHDCLRRVGVYENLIVERFRRCLQLYLCPRAIKLKMNVDPESLYPKLPNVNELRPFPTKQSVEYRLGDSAYKLAVDCTGRWISAVVNSKIYICDILSGRPFHCIKAFKDIQTILWHPKLPVLIVANGSKVTCLAIELANMKRDETLDPKRQNLGDTPKSLYEQALELLTFKDGANHWEACEKDGFTGLCISHSGTVEHISVHQGGNYIVATCPECVEGINQCIIHCIPKKESMRVGNKIASNKIRLAIFHPTEPKILIAFTKSIRMYDLKSAQKTSTKDGSKLGDGKKFSGIELPISMDMNFNSSFLVASDEDAKVSLFDTEIGTFAYKTFR, from the exons ATGCAGCAAAAGAAAACGAGACGAAGCAAATCCAGGAGCGACCCTCAGGGGCTGGACGACGCCTCGGCGTCAGAGGCGAGCACGAGGTCGAGCTCTAGGAGCAGCTCCAGGAAAGGCCAGAGAGCGGAAAATTCCGCGCCTATAAGCGCACCAGAGTCGGATTCTGACGCTTTTTTCGACTCTGATGAGGGAGAAGGAGATTTGAATCGCAGCGGAAACGTACCTCTGAAATGGTACGAGCAGGAGGACCATATCG GATACACTGTGGAGGGAAAGAAGCTGATCAGGGAGCTCGATTCCACAGAAATCGGCAAGATGATCTTCAACTCTGAGAATCCAGACGCCTGGAGGACTGTCGTCGATCCCCGCAACAACAAGATGATAAGACTAACTGACGAGGACCTACAG ATTATACGTCGAATCCGCAAGGGAATGTACCCCTCGGAGTCCTACAACCAGGAGGATCTTTACGTCGAGTTTGACAATGAGGACAG CATACATCCGGTATCGTACCAGGCAGCTCCAAAGTCCCGCTTCCTTCCGTCAAAGTGGGAGGCTAAAAAGGTTGCCAGGCTGGTTAAACTCATTAGGAGTGGCAAGATTGTCatcaagaaggatgaagcagaggaagaggatgaGCCCATTGAAGATATTTGGGGAGACGCAATTTACAATGTCAATCCGCAAACCGCCAAGAGAGATGAAAATCATGATATTGAGCCGCCAAAGATTGCTCTTCCTACACACAGCGAGTCCTATAATCCTCCTGAGGAGTACCTGCTAACtgaagaggaaaagaaggaaTGGCTAGAAACGGCTCCAGAGGACCGCAAGGTGGACTATATACCCCAAAAACATGATTGCCTGAGAAGGGTTGGAGTCTATGAAAACCTCATTGTGGAGCGCTTCAGGCGTTGTCTGCAATTGTATCTTTGTCCACGCGCTATAAAACTCAAGATGAACGTTGACCCTGAATCGCTATACCCCAAACTTCCCAATGTAAACGAGTTGCGCCCGTTCCCTACAAAACAAAGTGTAGAATATAGACTAGGAGATTCAGCATATAAGCTCGCTGTTGATTGCACTGGTCGTTGGATTTCCGCTGTTGTgaattccaaaatttacatttgcgatattttgtCCGGAAGACCGTTCCACTGTATCAAAGCATTCAAGGATATACAGACCATTCTATGGCATCCAAAGTTGCCAGTTTTGATTGTTGCCAATGGATCAAAGGTTACCTGCTTAGCCATTGAATTGGCGAATATGAAACGAGATGAGACACTGGACCCAAAAAGACAGAATTTAGGAGACACTCCAAAATCGCTATACGAGCAGGCACTTGAACTATTAACATTCAAAGATGGCGCAAACCACTGGGAAGCTTGTGAAAAGGATGGGTTTACCGGACTTTGTATATCTCACAGCGGAACTGTAGAACACATTTCAGTTCATCAAGGAGGAAACTATATCGTAGCAACGTGTCCAGAGTGTGTAGAAGGCATAAATCAGTGCATTATCCATTGCATACCCAAGAAGGAATCCATGCGTGTTGGAAATAAGATTGCAAGCAACAAGATTAGACTAGCCATTTTCCATCCAACGGAACCAAAGATTTTAATCGCCTTTACAAAGAGTATACGCATGTATGACCTCAAGAGCGCACAAAAAACAAGTACAAAGGATGGAAGCAAGTTGGGTGATGGTAAAAAGTTTAGTGGAATAGAGTTACCGATTTCAATGGATATGAACTTTAACAGTTCGTTCCTTGTAGCATCGGATGAAGATGCAAAGGTATCGCTATTTGACACAGAAATTGGCACGTTTGCGTACAAGACATTTAGGTAA
- a CDS encoding hypothetical protein (encoded by transcript BEWA_054800A), with amino-acid sequence MAAQYGVIIDIQKNTDYGYATKTYGHNGQQVRLDKSEDPLGFIKLTHTSANGRPGIPFTVNKIQYGSSDTKDHTAKLGIYYGENIKHLAVWYWFEDGGMNKPLLVEVEKEGGTFVYSSNKGDESTIEWSPFNNNSQPLSGEPLEQELDDLNCQLNEAVTMDLTKKSSKKHASSRNNTYCCGYHEKNEGGKISVTEDKVFCAQKGHNSSSASYYKHFINSPGFKLAAIKYYNYRSTNTPRKRITTSRLNFPISVYAFYSSKEKPALIYIDDGKQNNIKGWYRSNRHGDEQSWLKSNKQLKGIKPNTFKNLTCQQWTTLREVLKKRGVNLLACTQDVNKQPDSQRQAEVDPQQELGQTVDQEEGEEEDSEEGELLDEGDEDEDAEDGPPALNSSDKASSRDYAKIDEVKVQVRDTLSDIGSILSDGLLYAVLNLFSYDYSGSQAKEGLYGAPGETTGPDPVGGESSEPTSGSAFTYTRTQQLQGGHPDDGTTSPVIGSSLLTGSSALAGYFFAGTAGSGAAGLAGWKLYNKFKGDPWVRQI; translated from the coding sequence ATGGCTGCCCAATATGGTGTAATCATTGACATACAGAAGAATACTGATTATGGATATGCTACCAAGACGTATGGTCATAATGGCCAACAGGTTAGGCTAGACAAGTCTGAGGATCCTCTTGGCTTCATAAAACTCACACATACTTCAGCTAATGGAAGACCTGGAATTCCTTTTACTGTTAATAAGATTCAATATGGGTCTTCTGATACTAAGGACCATACAGCAAAACTAGGAATATACTATGGTGAAAACATTAAACATCTAGCAGTGTGGTACTGGTTCGAAGACGGTGGTATGAATAAACCTCTTTTGGTAGAGGTAGAGAAGGAAGGTGGGACGTTTGTTTATAGCTCTAACAAGGGAGATGAGAGTACTATTGAATGGAGTCCATTTAATAATAATTCTCAACCACTTTCCGGTGAGCCCCTTGAGCAGGAACTAGACGACCTTAATTGCCAACTTAATGAAGCAGTTACCATGGATCTTACCAAAAAATCATCTAAGAAACATGCCAGTAGTAGAAATAATACATATTGTTGCGGTTACCatgaaaagaatgaaggTGGTAAAATCTCCGTTACTGAGGATAAAGTTTTCTGTGCACAAAAGGGTCATAACTCAAGCTCTGCTTCATACTACAAACACTTCATTAATAGTCCTGGTTTTAAACTAGCTGCTATCAAGTACTACAATTATCGTAGCACTAATACTCCAAGAAAGAGGATAACTACTTCTAGGCTAAATTTTCCCATAAGTGTCTACGCATTTTACTCTTCGAAGGAAAAACCAGCATTAATATATATAGATGACGGTAAACAAAACAATATCAAGGGATGGTATAGGAGCAATAGACATGGTGATGAGCAATCATGGCTAAAAAGTAATAAACAACTTAAGGGTATAAAACCGAATACTTTTAAGAATCTCACTTGTCAACAATGGACCACCCTTAGAGAAGTACTTAAGAAGCGTGGTGTAAACCTATTGGCCTGTACTCAAGATGTCAATAAACAGCCAGACTCACAAAGACAAGCTGAAGTAGATCCTCAGCAAGAACTAGGACAAACTGTAGACCAAGAAGAGggggaagaagaagattcTGAGGAGGGTGAACTCCTTGATGAGggagatgaggatgaagatgctgAAGATGGACCTCCTGCTCTTAATTCTAGTGATAAAGCCAGTAGTAGAGATTATGCCAAGATTGACGAGGTTAAAGTTCAAGTTAGAGATACCCTTAGTGATATAGGTTCAATCCTCTCAGATGGGCTCTTATATGCGGTATTAAATCTCTTTTCTTATGATTATTCTGGATCTCAAGCTAAAGAAGGTCTTTATGGAGCTCCTGGAGAAACTACTGGACCCGATCCTGTTGGTGGAGAATCTTCTGAACCTACTTCTGGAAGTGCTTTTACATATACCAGAACTCAACAACTTCAAGGAGGCCATCCTGATGATGGAACTACTTCTCCTGTTATTGGCAGTAGTCTTCTTACTGGCAGTTCCGCACTAGCTGGATACTTCTTTGCTGGAACTGCAGGATCCGGTGCAGCTGGTCTCGCgggatggaaactctataataagtttaaaggagatcccTGGGTTCGGCAAATATGA
- a CDS encoding hypothetical protein (encoded by transcript BEWA_054810A), producing the protein MTQEKTVTIDISYYPGSAGGQVKQDENGGYFYNSNGGIVLLTDDWYPDLEGTYIKLTHTPESGNIQSIIHNAKPLSKFEGIDKYSSVSVFYWALDYQFQNPLLIQLGSGNAYYVTEGGDSWTKDSSTPSDLREKLNKQNCERNQAHIVDISQKPGSSRNTYYYCPSCTTPTKIDVSYIISTSYTPSTYSRSFSITSFKNTDVWQAGLPSLNGIQTVKVYWNRSGTPILIGAQLQDRWVQKFFRKNAGDVKSWIEVSTGQNDLPNGQTPQITPDLYKPSGVTYTDGVVKITVRNSHIGNGYYRCQHSLCGGPFTVESVKHNNAPLTGVSSRDTLDSVSAYYFGSDLSLDNILLVELRLKGGTTFKYFCKTAKGENLLDKLGELKNIQFPASPPDIGQKILGFIRDHHGQIAGLGGLAAVGTVIGLLKKFWGTIATILITSVFDNDKIVKVEFHKKLPLLLVASHSGTVRCLHVSVPEDLSKDPLIVPLRDLKTKEKLLDATWHHTEPWLYTTCSKGALMWA; encoded by the exons ATGACCCAGGAAAAAACTGttactatagacattaGTTACTATCCTGGAAGTGCTGGAGGTCAAGTCaaacaagatgagaatggaggatATTTCTACAATAGTAATGGTGGAATAGTTCTTCTAACGGATGACTGGTATCCTGATTTAGAAGGAACTTATATAAAGTTAACACACACTCCAGAATCAGGAAATATCCAAAGCATTATACACAATGCAAAACCTCTTTCTAAATTTGAGGGTATAGATAAATATTCAAGTGTCTCTGTCTTTTACTGGGCTCTTGATTATCAGTTTCAAAATCCCCTACTAATTCAACTTGGTAGCGGAAATGCGTATTACGTCACTGAAGGTGGAGATAGTTGGACTAAGGATTCTAGTACACCTAGTGATCTCAGGGAGAAACTTAACAAGCAGAACTGTGAAAGGAACCAGGCCCATATTGTAGACATTTCACAGAAGCCCGGTAGTAGCCGAAACACTTATTACTATTGTCCCAGCTGTACTACTCCAACAAAAATTGATGTATCATATATCATTTCCACTTCCTATACACCTTCTACTTATTCTAGAtcattctccatcactAGTTTCAAGAATACCGACGTTTGGCAAGCTGGACTTCCATCTCTAAATGGTATACAAACTGTCAAAGTATACTGGAACAGGTCTGGAACACCCATCCTAATTGGCGCTCAGTTACAAGATAGATGGGTGCAaaaattcttcagaaaAAACGCCGGTGATGTAAAATCCTGGATTGAAGTCTCTACTGGCCAAAATGATCTTCCTAACGGACAAACTCCTCAAATTACTCCAGATTTATATAAACCGTCTGGTGTAACATACACTGATGGAGTTGTAAAGATTACCGTGCGAAACAGTCACATAGGTAATGGTTATTACAGATGCCAGCATTCTCTTTGTGGTGGACCATTTACAGTTGAGAGTGTTAAGCATAATAATGCTCCGCTTACTGGTGTATCCTCTCGAGACACTCTTGACAGTGTTTCAGCCTATTACTTTGGAAGTGATCTTTCACTTGACAATATTCTCCTGGTTGAACTGCGACTAAAGGGTGGTACCACATTTAAGTACTTTTGCAAAACAGCTAAAG GGGAAAATCTACTAGATAAGCTTGGTGAGCTTAAGAATATACAATTTCCTGCTAGTCCACCGGACATTGGTCAAAAGATACTTGGTTTCATTAGAGATCACCACGGTCAAATTGCTGGTCTAGGAGGCTTAGCTGCAGTAGGAACTGTTATTGGTCTATTAAAGAAGTTTTGGGGTACCATAGCGACAATCCTCATTACTTCCGT CTTTGACAATGACAAGATCGTAAAGGTCGAGTTCCACAAAAAGCTCCCTCTTTTGCTGGTTGCATCTCACAGCGG GACCGTTCGTTGTCTTCATGTTAGTGTTCCGGAGGATCTATCAAAGGATCCGCTAATAGTCCCGCTTAGGGATCTCAAGACGAAGGAGAAGCTGCTAGATGCCACGTGGCATCACACGGAGCCGTGGCTTTATACTACATGCAGCAAGGGAGCCCTAATGTGGGCCTAA